The genome window CAAATCGAATACTTACTGATCGACTAACTACTCTTTTCTTTGCCCCTACTAATAATGCGAAGGACAATTTACTGTCAGAAAAAGTAGCAGAAACTCAGATTTTTGTTACAGGAAATACTGTAATAGACGCTTTGGCATGGACCGTCAATGAAAAACGGGGAAACTCTCCTGAAAGGATGTATTCCATACCTTCTCAGGCACCTCTTATCCTCATGACTGCACATCGTCGTGAATCATGGGGGAAGCCCTTAGAAAACATATGCGAGGCGGTACAGGTACTTTTAGAAAAACTTCCTGATGTATATTTTCTGATTCCTCTTCATAAAAATCCAACAGTAAGAGAGGTTATCAAAAAATTCTTAGGGAATATGGATCGCGTTATTTTTACAGAACCCCTTGATTACCCTGATTTTGTTCAGGCTATGAAACGAAGCTATCTTATTCTTAGTGACAGTGGTGGAGTGCAAGAAGAAGCTTCTTATCTCAAAAAACCTGTACTTATCATGAGAAATATATCAGAACGTCCAGAAGCAATAGACCATGGAACTGGAATTCTTGTAGGTACGGATAAGGAACGAATAGTAAAAGAAACACTCCGTCTTTTTTCGAATGGGACAGAATATGATAATCTTATAAAAAGAAGTGAAAGCCCATTTGGAGA of Aminobacterium sp. MB27-C1 contains these proteins:
- the wecB gene encoding non-hydrolyzing UDP-N-acetylglucosamine 2-epimerase, with the protein product MKRTIICVIGTRPEAIKMAPVILALKENPAFRTFVLATGQHTDMLDQALSFFDIKADVNLHIMKDRQTLDHITSRVLVGTGEIYDKEKPDLVLVHGDTTTTLGASMSAFYRKIPVGHVEAGLRSGNLDQPFPEEANRILTDRLTTLFFAPTNNAKDNLLSEKVAETQIFVTGNTVIDALAWTVNEKRGNSPERMYSIPSQAPLILMTAHRRESWGKPLENICEAVQVLLEKLPDVYFLIPLHKNPTVREVIKKFLGNMDRVIFTEPLDYPDFVQAMKRSYLILSDSGGVQEEASYLKKPVLIMRNISERPEAIDHGTGILVGTDKERIVKETLRLFSNGTEYDNLIKRSESPFGDGTAAKKIECYVSNFFNQTSAF